Proteins found in one Fulvitalea axinellae genomic segment:
- a CDS encoding LytTR family DNA-binding domain-containing protein, translating to MKVLSFPNGEKLKVRSEKGTMLLRLDELVYVRSDGRYSNLFMLERKPILVSESLKVIEELLTPYLFVRCHKCCLINLAFLEGYSQSALKVHLRGGKEEYIPASKSGLILLRDALRVFESSG from the coding sequence ATGAAAGTATTATCTTTTCCAAATGGTGAGAAATTGAAAGTCCGCTCGGAAAAAGGGACCATGTTGTTGCGTTTGGATGAATTGGTCTATGTTCGTTCTGATGGTCGCTATTCAAATTTATTTATGTTAGAGCGAAAGCCAATCTTGGTTTCAGAATCTTTAAAGGTTATTGAGGAGTTATTGACTCCTTATTTGTTTGTCAGATGCCATAAATGTTGTCTGATAAATTTGGCTTTTCTTGAAGGTTATTCACAAAGTGCATTGAAAGTGCATCTACGGGGGGGGAAGGAGGAGTATATTCCTGCTTCTAAAAGTGGTTTAATTCTATTGAGGGATGCTTTGAGGGTTTTTGAGTCTTCGGGGTGA
- a CDS encoding helix-turn-helix domain-containing protein, whose product MGYYTRLNIYERLFISDTHKAGWSVRRIAEGIDRSPSTVSRELERNRCRGAYEPHLAHTLAVARVHWRASGRRPNGKTLICNLTGKYRHIFPRVFVAWLSDTQKHYRNPWRPLVGGRITYRMASLFKLSEKPIHYRRMLEALLFMMAQRKERGELVPRYFDTVARLFCRGKRLEPKADSVTVRRLVPEVPDIPLRYAG is encoded by the coding sequence ATGGGCTATTATACACGGCTAAACATATACGAGCGACTTTTTATCAGCGACACCCACAAGGCGGGCTGGTCAGTTAGGCGAATCGCCGAGGGTATAGACCGTTCGCCCTCTACGGTGAGCCGTGAGCTGGAGCGTAACCGGTGCCGGGGCGCATACGAGCCGCATTTGGCGCATACTTTGGCCGTAGCCCGTGTCCATTGGCGGGCCAGCGGACGCCGGCCAAACGGAAAAACGCTTATCTGCAACCTGACCGGGAAGTACAGGCACATCTTCCCGAGGGTGTTTGTGGCTTGGCTATCGGATACCCAGAAGCATTACCGGAACCCGTGGCGACCGCTTGTGGGCGGAAGGATCACTTACAGGATGGCGTCCTTGTTCAAGCTGTCCGAAAAGCCGATTCATTACCGCAGGATGTTGGAGGCCTTGCTGTTTATGATGGCCCAGCGCAAAGAGCGCGGCGAACTCGTTCCCCGATACTTTGACACCGTAGCCCGGCTGTTTTGCCGGGGAAAGCGGTTGGAACCTAAAGCCGACTCCGTAACAGTCCGGCGTTTGGTGCCCGAAGTTCCCGATATTCCCCTTCGGTATGCGGGCTAA
- a CDS encoding SusC/RagA family TonB-linked outer membrane protein, whose translation MADYSSLSKKIRWLFYAGCLGSVGLLGTALPAHATTETTAVQQAKKAVKGIVLDENGEALPGATVNIQGTTVGGTTDFNGAFSITASESDKLVFKFIGYQTQVRNVKDLLGLSSVTITLEPEAKMLEDVVVTGFQEIDRKLFTGAAAFVNMKDVKLDGVPDATQALQGRVAGVSVDNVSGSFGTAPRILIRGNASLNGSNKPLWVVDGVVVEDLVEVSSDDLASGDARTLISSSIAGLNPDDIASFEILKDASATALYGARAMNGVIAITTKRGKSGKTSINYNGSFSIRRRPTYDQFNIMNSQQEMSVFRELIDKGWIDVTTAARAKSYGAVGKMYDLIAKKEIPWDNNGITNESFLRKYEGANTDWFDILFKDSFTQQHSVSLTSGTEKSRYYVSLGYLNDDGQTIADNVERYTISTRADFNVTDRFDIGVNLTGSVRDQRAPGTTSREYNAVDGLFTREFDINPLGYALNTARSIRPYDENGDLEFFRQNYAPFNIVHELDNNYLDIGVTDISMQADLKYKILDNLKISSTLQYRRVVSKTEHIITEHSNQAEAYRAASTQVIEDSNNYLYRDPDNPNNEPVSILPTGGFYNTREYTLDSYYARNLISWDPKIGTDHEFTVLAGQEIRWADRNNSFYDGWGVHYDQGKLVQTHPLVSKALSENGLRYFGTDGNKDRFEGYFATMGYTFRQKYIVNLTGRVDGSNQLGKTNKSRYLPTWNVSGAWNASEESFLADIDWLDRLKFKATYGLSGSIGPLTSAEVSSSGFLQQRAYDSEREGSLKIDNLANDDLTWEKLNEFNAGVEFGLFGGRLSGGFEYYNRRSHDLIGTVRTSGIGGESFKFGNRFDMDSHGFEVTLNATPVRVGHFSWSSSFTWGYNKNEITSLDLEPTIGRAVNANGVASLGNARRGLYSLKYAGLDARGIPTFYGEENSKIQYLYIQDRLDDFKNLEYEGSVDPIGNGGFVNTFKYKNLSLTVNLTYRYGNVIRLDDLYPGSGFNDFRALPKEWADRWALPGDENITDVPSIVDRLTSRELDTRGLNPHALYNKSDIRVADGSFVRLKNVTLSYNLPKPILKTLGLNSAKFSLQGHNLALLYSDDKLKGQDPEFFNSGGVALPVPKQFTFSVNVGL comes from the coding sequence ATGGCAGATTATTCTTCACTCAGCAAGAAAATCAGATGGCTGTTTTACGCCGGATGCCTCGGAAGCGTAGGGCTTCTGGGCACCGCGCTACCAGCCCACGCAACCACCGAAACCACCGCTGTTCAGCAAGCGAAGAAAGCGGTCAAGGGAATCGTTCTCGACGAAAACGGGGAAGCGCTTCCCGGCGCAACGGTCAATATACAAGGCACCACCGTGGGTGGCACCACGGACTTCAACGGCGCTTTTTCCATTACGGCGTCAGAAAGCGACAAGTTGGTTTTCAAATTTATCGGCTACCAAACACAGGTCCGCAACGTGAAAGACCTATTGGGGCTTTCTTCCGTAACCATCACCTTGGAACCCGAAGCCAAGATGCTTGAAGATGTCGTGGTTACCGGTTTTCAGGAAATCGACAGAAAGCTCTTTACAGGAGCGGCCGCTTTCGTCAATATGAAGGACGTAAAACTCGACGGTGTTCCGGACGCCACGCAAGCCTTGCAAGGCCGAGTGGCCGGTGTGTCGGTAGACAATGTTTCCGGTAGTTTCGGTACCGCTCCTCGAATCCTGATCCGGGGTAACGCCTCCCTCAACGGTTCTAACAAACCGCTTTGGGTAGTGGACGGCGTAGTGGTCGAAGACCTTGTAGAGGTCAGTTCCGACGATTTGGCGTCGGGCGACGCGCGTACGCTGATCAGCTCCAGTATCGCCGGTTTGAACCCCGACGATATCGCTTCGTTCGAAATCCTGAAAGACGCCTCGGCTACAGCCCTCTACGGCGCCCGGGCCATGAACGGCGTAATCGCCATCACAACAAAACGAGGCAAAAGTGGCAAAACCTCGATCAACTACAACGGTAGCTTTTCGATCAGGCGCAGGCCTACTTACGACCAGTTCAACATCATGAACTCGCAACAGGAGATGTCCGTCTTCCGCGAGCTGATTGACAAAGGCTGGATCGACGTCACTACCGCCGCGCGCGCCAAGAGCTATGGCGCCGTAGGAAAAATGTACGACCTAATCGCCAAAAAAGAGATTCCTTGGGACAATAACGGAATCACCAACGAGAGTTTCTTGCGCAAATACGAAGGCGCCAACACCGATTGGTTTGACATTCTGTTCAAGGATTCTTTCACCCAGCAACATTCGGTAAGTCTGACTTCGGGTACGGAGAAGTCCCGTTACTATGTTTCATTGGGCTACCTTAACGACGATGGTCAGACTATCGCTGATAACGTTGAACGATATACAATATCGACCCGGGCGGACTTTAATGTCACCGACCGCTTCGATATCGGCGTAAACTTGACGGGAAGTGTACGTGACCAGCGAGCGCCAGGCACCACAAGTCGCGAGTACAACGCAGTTGACGGCCTTTTCACCCGCGAGTTCGACATAAACCCTCTGGGTTACGCCCTCAATACGGCCAGAAGCATTAGGCCTTACGACGAAAACGGTGATTTGGAGTTCTTCCGCCAAAACTATGCACCGTTCAACATTGTGCATGAGTTGGACAACAACTACTTGGATATCGGCGTGACGGATATCTCAATGCAGGCGGACCTCAAGTACAAGATTCTTGATAATCTGAAAATCAGCTCCACGCTCCAGTACAGAAGAGTGGTTTCCAAGACTGAACATATTATCACCGAGCATTCGAACCAGGCGGAGGCTTACCGCGCCGCTTCTACGCAGGTTATCGAAGATTCTAACAATTACCTGTACAGGGACCCGGACAATCCGAACAACGAACCTGTCTCTATCCTGCCTACGGGTGGATTTTACAATACCAGAGAGTATACGCTTGACAGCTATTACGCAAGAAACCTAATCTCTTGGGATCCGAAAATCGGTACGGACCACGAATTCACCGTTCTGGCCGGACAAGAAATCCGCTGGGCCGACCGAAACAACAGCTTCTACGACGGCTGGGGCGTACATTACGACCAAGGAAAACTGGTACAGACTCACCCGCTCGTAAGTAAAGCCCTTTCCGAAAACGGTTTGCGCTACTTTGGCACTGACGGAAACAAAGACCGGTTTGAGGGATATTTCGCTACCATGGGCTACACTTTCCGCCAGAAATATATCGTCAACCTGACAGGACGCGTGGACGGTTCAAACCAACTTGGCAAGACAAACAAATCCAGATACTTGCCTACTTGGAACGTCAGCGGCGCCTGGAACGCTTCGGAAGAAAGCTTTCTTGCGGATATCGATTGGCTTGACCGTCTGAAATTCAAAGCGACTTACGGCCTTTCGGGAAGTATCGGCCCACTTACATCAGCGGAAGTTAGTTCCAGTGGATTCTTGCAGCAGAGAGCATACGACAGCGAACGCGAAGGCTCATTGAAAATCGACAATCTGGCCAACGACGATTTGACTTGGGAAAAACTCAACGAATTCAACGCCGGCGTAGAATTCGGATTGTTCGGAGGTCGTCTTAGTGGCGGATTCGAATATTACAACAGACGTTCACACGATTTGATCGGAACCGTAAGAACTTCGGGTATCGGAGGCGAAAGCTTCAAGTTCGGTAACCGCTTCGATATGGATTCGCACGGATTCGAAGTGACTTTGAACGCAACTCCCGTCAGAGTGGGGCACTTCTCATGGTCGTCGAGCTTTACTTGGGGTTACAACAAAAACGAAATCACCAGCCTCGACTTGGAGCCGACAATCGGACGCGCCGTTAACGCCAATGGCGTAGCTTCGTTGGGCAACGCCCGTCGCGGTCTCTACTCCCTCAAATATGCGGGCTTGGACGCCAGAGGTATCCCAACCTTCTACGGAGAAGAGAATTCGAAAATCCAGTACCTCTACATTCAGGACCGTCTTGACGATTTCAAAAACCTGGAGTACGAAGGTTCTGTCGATCCGATCGGCAACGGCGGTTTTGTCAACACATTCAAGTACAAGAACTTGAGCTTAACGGTTAATCTCACATACCGTTACGGTAACGTGATCCGACTTGATGACCTTTACCCAGGAAGCGGATTCAATGATTTCCGCGCTTTGCCAAAAGAATGGGCCGACCGCTGGGCTTTGCCGGGCGACGAGAACATCACCGATGTTCCTTCTATCGTGGATCGCCTCACAAGCAGGGAGCTGGATACCCGCGGACTGAACCCGCACGCTCTTTACAACAAGTCCGACATTCGCGTGGCTGACGGTTCATTCGTCCGTTTGAAGAACGTAACCTTGTCGTACAACTTGCCAAAGCCAATCCTGAAAACCCTCGGACTGAACAGCGCCAAATTCAGCTTACAGGGCCACAACCTCGCTTTGCTGTACTCTGACGACAAGCTCAAAGGCCAGGATCCGGAATTCTTTAACTCAGGCGGTGTTGCGTTGCCAGTGCCCAAGCAGTTCACATTTAGCGTTAACGTAGGTTTGTAA
- a CDS encoding RagB/SusD family nutrient uptake outer membrane protein has translation MKNFKHIIAGFALLGLGACSDFLDEVPDNRVEIDNVDKVGQLVTNAYNTSAYLFTDWMSDNAAPVEGIIPLRIAIDAYKWEPVDGTNQDTPEYFWSGAYQAISHANEAIYRLNELPNTLENVEKKGAYRGEALLSRAYHHFTLVSLFSKVYNEATASTDLGIPYVDEPERQLVKTYKRGTVQEVYDKIEKDMLEGIDLLNEEFYSGAGKYHFSKEAAYAFASRFYLFKKDYANTVKYADMVLKADPSDKIRDMIHLMDVQNGNLERLFNSPDEEANLLLVHKYTIMQRSSRQGYGLSASLDRRIFAGGSPTGGSDIRGEYRYSLNSGAGIRYPKFDEVFEKENLASETGLPAVTQTVLKGEEALFNRMEATWHLYLASGATKADRDKNLLNRIFSDFNAYIPRRYTGAGTMNEAWLDTEAEELAIRILTAEEYNKLTDEQKAQTKETYEPIVLIGDILNEKRKEFVHEGMRWWDIIRNDIQVTHVDQAGTVYELPADDPKRVIQIPESALDFGLMPNPR, from the coding sequence ATGAAAAATTTCAAACATATCATAGCGGGCTTTGCGCTTCTGGGACTGGGTGCGTGCTCGGATTTTCTAGACGAAGTTCCCGACAACCGGGTGGAGATCGACAATGTCGACAAAGTCGGGCAATTGGTTACCAACGCCTATAACACCTCGGCTTATCTCTTCACCGACTGGATGAGCGACAACGCAGCTCCAGTGGAAGGAATCATTCCTTTGCGGATCGCAATCGACGCTTATAAGTGGGAGCCAGTTGACGGTACCAACCAAGACACCCCCGAATATTTTTGGAGCGGTGCTTACCAAGCGATCTCACACGCCAACGAAGCCATATACAGGCTCAACGAACTTCCGAACACTCTGGAAAACGTCGAGAAGAAAGGAGCATATCGGGGCGAGGCATTGCTCTCCCGGGCATACCATCACTTCACGCTAGTCTCGCTTTTCTCCAAGGTGTACAACGAGGCTACGGCATCAACCGATTTGGGTATTCCCTACGTGGATGAGCCCGAGCGCCAATTGGTCAAAACCTACAAAAGGGGCACCGTTCAGGAAGTCTACGACAAGATAGAGAAAGATATGCTGGAAGGCATTGATCTGCTAAACGAGGAATTCTATTCGGGAGCGGGGAAATATCATTTCTCAAAAGAGGCCGCATACGCCTTCGCAAGCCGTTTTTATCTGTTTAAGAAGGACTATGCGAATACTGTCAAATACGCTGACATGGTCCTGAAAGCAGATCCTAGCGACAAGATCCGGGACATGATTCACCTCATGGATGTGCAAAACGGCAACCTTGAGCGTCTTTTCAACTCTCCGGACGAGGAAGCGAACCTTTTGCTGGTTCACAAATATACAATCATGCAGAGAAGCTCTCGCCAGGGCTACGGACTGTCGGCTTCGTTGGATCGCAGAATCTTTGCCGGTGGCTCTCCGACAGGCGGCAGCGATATCCGCGGAGAGTACCGTTACAGCCTTAACTCCGGAGCTGGTATCCGTTACCCTAAATTCGATGAGGTTTTCGAAAAGGAAAACTTGGCATCTGAAACCGGACTCCCCGCCGTTACCCAAACGGTTTTAAAAGGAGAAGAAGCGCTTTTCAACCGCATGGAGGCCACTTGGCACCTTTACCTTGCCAGCGGCGCCACGAAAGCCGATCGTGACAAAAACCTCCTCAACCGAATCTTCAGCGACTTCAACGCCTATATACCAAGGCGATACACGGGCGCTGGAACTATGAATGAGGCTTGGCTGGATACCGAAGCCGAAGAATTAGCGATCAGAATCCTTACTGCCGAAGAGTACAACAAGCTGACCGATGAGCAAAAAGCCCAAACTAAGGAAACCTACGAGCCAATCGTACTGATTGGTGACATCCTGAATGAGAAGCGCAAGGAATTCGTACACGAGGGCATGCGCTGGTGGGACATCATCCGAAACGACATCCAAGTAACGCACGTGGACCAAGCGGGTACTGTCTACGAATTACCAGCTGACGACCCGAAACGCGTGATCCAAATTCCGGAATCGGCGCTTGACTTCGGCCTGATGCCGAATCCAAGATGA
- a CDS encoding substrate import-associated zinc metallohydrolase lipoprotein produces the protein MLNTIKKSALALALGLTLWSCEKEDSLTLDPLSEQEKPATELDQYLHDNFQKPHNCIVRYKFVNRYVDDTKRVTPADRDMVKPYMDFVKDYWISPYTEEVNSENLIKKLFPSELVLIGSSIFNADGSRTLGTADAGVRITLTNVNDMNLASTNWIAGQLHTMQHEFTHIVHQRYDLPDGYQKLSEGDYTGASWIIQDHEETLPLGFVTPYASNNPNEDFAELVSHILTMDAQTFSDRYLDITKDENGQAPAEGSSVSLAVIEGKLLIKQKYDMTFKYFQEELNIDLGTLRDRALGKIYAPKEPEAPATE, from the coding sequence ATGTTAAATACTATAAAAAAATCGGCCTTGGCACTGGCCTTAGGCCTGACACTCTGGTCTTGCGAAAAGGAAGACAGCCTTACGCTGGACCCTTTGTCCGAGCAGGAAAAACCCGCTACGGAACTGGACCAATACCTTCACGATAATTTCCAGAAACCGCACAACTGCATAGTACGGTACAAGTTTGTCAACCGCTATGTGGATGACACCAAACGCGTCACTCCCGCCGACAGGGATATGGTAAAGCCGTACATGGATTTTGTGAAAGACTACTGGATCTCGCCTTATACGGAAGAAGTAAACAGCGAAAATTTGATCAAGAAACTTTTCCCTTCGGAATTGGTCTTGATCGGATCCTCAATATTTAACGCCGACGGTTCGCGTACACTCGGTACCGCCGATGCGGGAGTGCGTATCACGCTCACTAACGTGAACGACATGAACTTGGCCAGCACCAACTGGATTGCGGGACAATTGCATACTATGCAACACGAGTTCACGCATATCGTGCACCAGCGTTATGACCTGCCGGACGGTTACCAGAAACTTTCCGAAGGCGACTACACCGGAGCCAGCTGGATTATCCAAGACCATGAGGAAACCCTTCCTTTGGGCTTTGTGACTCCTTACGCCTCAAACAATCCCAACGAGGATTTCGCCGAATTGGTCTCGCATATTTTGACCATGGACGCCCAAACGTTTTCCGACCGTTACTTGGATATCACCAAAGACGAAAACGGCCAAGCCCCGGCCGAGGGCTCTAGCGTATCACTGGCGGTAATCGAAGGAAAGCTGTTGATCAAGCAAAAGTACGACATGACGTTCAAGTACTTCCAAGAAGAGCTGAACATCGACCTTGGCACTCTTAGAGACCGGGCGCTCGGAAAAATCTACGCTCCAAAAGAGCCTGAGGCTCCGGCCACGGAATAA
- a CDS encoding DUF4302 domain-containing protein, translated as MKRIINIWVLVFAVLAFSCQNDDDELFDKTPQQRVGAKLAEYDAALRGAENGWKMVYTPTPDAGAFTILMRFRADGTVSLTADLPGYENGKVSNYRVGSSQLPELVFETHTVFHRLFEFQQSTFGAEYEFYIESTDDNSFNLRSKTDFQGENDTQVKMVPANKEDWDTMTESVKYIEYLSKLPRFSTLTIGEQVYDVSVNHILRLLILNPVISKTVGEGDESKTLRITSGQLVTAPFAVTPTGMEFVGDVKTESEETLIAKGTKINKGAEGELSQKVTDGTNNEIGTFVSSHQPEYGIASNAFSGFDIGAFAELTPERTAEMTDAESMKFVTTRSSSVQITGATGDFEAALASLEAMPNRNFSLMLWNFNNGLNTFHNRIVDPETQALSWQFIGIKYNEEELDLSRLSMSFSGAATLTQANFVASIGFWRAILGPDLSGGPSFTIKFNRRRTYSNAYELYFELIDSNNSANTFEVRALYFFD; from the coding sequence ATGAAAAGAATCATAAATATATGGGTTCTCGTTTTCGCCGTCTTGGCTTTTTCCTGCCAGAATGACGACGACGAGCTCTTTGACAAAACGCCACAACAGCGCGTAGGCGCAAAGCTGGCCGAATACGACGCGGCCCTCAGGGGCGCCGAGAACGGTTGGAAGATGGTATACACCCCAACCCCCGACGCCGGCGCCTTCACTATCTTGATGCGATTCAGGGCCGATGGCACCGTATCGCTCACAGCGGACTTACCGGGATACGAAAACGGAAAAGTGTCGAATTACAGAGTCGGAAGCTCACAGCTTCCCGAACTTGTTTTCGAAACGCACACCGTGTTCCACAGGCTTTTCGAATTCCAGCAAAGCACCTTCGGAGCGGAATATGAGTTCTATATAGAGAGCACTGATGACAACAGCTTCAACTTGCGGAGCAAAACCGACTTTCAGGGCGAAAATGATACCCAAGTAAAGATGGTTCCCGCCAACAAAGAGGACTGGGACACAATGACGGAGAGCGTCAAATATATTGAGTACCTTTCCAAATTACCTAGATTCTCGACACTCACTATCGGTGAGCAGGTATACGACGTATCCGTAAACCACATTCTCAGACTGTTGATCCTCAACCCCGTGATCAGCAAAACCGTGGGCGAAGGTGATGAAAGCAAAACCTTACGCATTACTTCCGGACAACTCGTCACGGCTCCGTTTGCGGTGACACCTACCGGAATGGAATTCGTCGGTGATGTCAAAACGGAATCAGAGGAAACCTTGATAGCCAAAGGGACCAAAATAAACAAAGGTGCGGAAGGCGAGCTTAGCCAGAAAGTAACCGATGGTACCAACAACGAGATAGGGACATTCGTCAGCTCCCATCAACCTGAATACGGAATCGCATCAAACGCGTTCTCAGGCTTTGACATTGGAGCCTTTGCGGAGTTGACTCCGGAAAGAACGGCGGAAATGACCGATGCCGAGAGCATGAAATTCGTGACCACCAGAAGCTCCAGCGTTCAAATCACTGGCGCCACAGGCGATTTCGAAGCAGCCTTGGCATCTCTTGAAGCCATGCCGAACAGAAACTTTTCGCTGATGCTCTGGAATTTCAACAATGGCCTTAACACATTCCATAACAGAATTGTCGACCCCGAAACTCAAGCGTTGTCATGGCAATTTATAGGTATCAAGTATAATGAAGAAGAGTTGGATTTAAGCCGTTTATCAATGTCGTTCAGCGGCGCCGCAACATTGACCCAAGCCAACTTTGTCGCTTCGATCGGCTTTTGGAGAGCCATCTTGGGCCCAGACCTCAGTGGCGGGCCGTCGTTTACGATCAAATTCAACAGAAGAAGGACATATAGCAACGCTTATGAACTCTACTTCGAATTGATCGACTCGAACAACAGTGCAAATACCTTTGAGGTTCGGGCATTATATTTCTTCGACTAA
- a CDS encoding helix-turn-helix transcriptional regulator: protein MRLYTDLKKYFDHAILDKKITFDDFHINKFKEFNHSLIGRYGKDIDIPHRRDFFALSITITGNITTKNVGNNSIPPKANRVIAISPYQIFSIKKPTQEAINSLNAVRNGFTVAFKNTFYPVASQTPELQTLFPFFKMHTASHYSLNNADLDEVRTVLEKMHKQSQCREAYSRELTQALLMQLLYLIKKAIVDKCEEAHQNRYYEITSQFEDCISKNRNDYFSIGEYAQRLNISPIYLSECVKNATGRTAKQIVNDYKIQHAQAELLQSNKPIAQISDEIGFAQVSTFIHFFKREVGMTPSAYRKHSKSNL, encoded by the coding sequence ATGCGACTATACACAGATCTTAAGAAATATTTCGACCATGCCATCTTAGACAAAAAAATAACATTTGATGACTTTCATATTAACAAGTTCAAAGAATTCAACCACAGCCTTATCGGACGTTACGGCAAAGACATAGACATTCCGCACCGCAGGGATTTTTTCGCTCTTTCCATAACCATCACAGGAAATATCACCACAAAAAACGTGGGAAACAATTCAATCCCTCCAAAAGCTAACAGGGTTATCGCAATATCCCCATACCAGATTTTTTCAATAAAAAAACCGACGCAAGAAGCTATTAACTCTCTGAATGCAGTAAGGAACGGATTTACAGTGGCTTTTAAGAACACCTTTTACCCAGTAGCTTCCCAAACACCCGAGCTCCAAACACTTTTCCCTTTTTTCAAAATGCATACGGCCTCGCATTACTCGCTAAACAACGCCGATCTCGACGAGGTCAGAACCGTTCTGGAAAAAATGCACAAACAGTCGCAATGTAGGGAAGCATACTCAAGGGAACTTACCCAAGCACTCTTAATGCAATTGTTATATTTGATCAAAAAAGCCATCGTAGACAAGTGCGAGGAAGCGCACCAAAACAGGTATTACGAAATCACCTCACAGTTCGAGGATTGTATCAGTAAAAACAGAAACGACTACTTTTCCATAGGCGAGTACGCCCAAAGGTTGAATATCAGTCCAATTTATCTCAGCGAATGCGTAAAAAATGCCACGGGAAGAACCGCCAAACAAATAGTCAACGATTACAAAATACAGCACGCCCAAGCCGAGCTTTTGCAAAGCAATAAACCCATAGCCCAAATATCCGACGAAATAGGCTTTGCCCAAGTTTCCACGTTTATCCACTTCTTCAAAAGGGAGGTGGGTATGACTCCTTCGGCGTATCGCAAACACTCGAAATCCAACTTATGA
- a CDS encoding helix-turn-helix domain-containing protein has translation MSLKAVSTHFYPFPDGKDFILSEFNLEKACVVNESLDKHLFHIVWIREGSARYSVDFRSFEVGDETVFFLNPGQVFSVESEKVKTGYLISFSPDFHCVDTHSKSISCNGLLFRNIYELPYIRPNAKSSETFSRIVKDMKEEIGDRQEAYGDMLKSYLRQFLVVATRLKKTAEQGNSSPEEESEHVLARKFSELVEKHFRQAHSVAEYADMLDIAPKTLSKKLALLGKKSPLALIRERIILESKRMFVYTDMSVKEIAYDLGFQDPAYFTRFFRKAEGKSPQEFKKLMPLHVGANYAKP, from the coding sequence ATGTCACTGAAAGCCGTAAGCACTCATTTTTATCCGTTTCCGGACGGAAAAGACTTCATCCTAAGCGAATTCAACCTTGAAAAGGCCTGTGTAGTCAACGAGTCATTGGACAAACACCTTTTTCATATCGTATGGATCCGGGAAGGTTCCGCCCGTTACAGTGTGGATTTCCGCTCTTTCGAAGTGGGCGACGAAACGGTTTTCTTCCTGAATCCCGGACAGGTGTTTTCCGTAGAATCCGAGAAAGTGAAGACCGGTTACCTGATCAGCTTCTCGCCGGATTTTCATTGCGTGGACACCCACAGCAAGTCCATTTCCTGCAACGGACTGCTTTTCCGCAATATCTATGAGCTTCCGTATATCCGCCCAAACGCAAAATCGTCTGAGACCTTTTCACGCATAGTCAAGGATATGAAAGAGGAAATAGGCGATAGGCAGGAAGCTTACGGCGATATGCTGAAATCCTATCTGCGTCAATTTTTGGTTGTGGCTACACGTTTAAAAAAGACGGCGGAACAAGGGAATTCCAGCCCCGAGGAAGAGAGTGAACACGTACTGGCCCGTAAATTCAGCGAATTGGTGGAAAAACACTTCCGTCAAGCCCACTCCGTAGCCGAATACGCCGACATGCTCGACATTGCACCCAAAACGCTAAGCAAAAAACTGGCATTGCTAGGCAAAAAAAGCCCTTTAGCGCTGATTCGCGAGCGAATTATTCTGGAGTCAAAACGCATGTTTGTTTATACTGATATGTCCGTAAAGGAAATCGCCTATGACTTGGGTTTTCAGGACCCGGCTTATTTCACCCGTTTTTTCCGCAAAGCCGAAGGCAAAAGCCCGCAAGAGTTCAAAAAACTTATGCCTCTGCATGTAGGCGCAAACTACGCCAAACCCTGA
- a CDS encoding carboxymuconolactone decarboxylase family protein: MKEQRITSVEKANAQGETLELLNAVESKLGFIPNLVKVMANTPPVLKAYLSLSELAGEGNFSAAFREKLALVIAEANGCDYCLSAHTAISKMHKIDDSAILAARQAHSHDAKEEAGLAFAKNLTLNRGVVDEDEFQDLLDAGYTQAEALEIVFHVVFNTLTNYVNHIADTKIDFPVAAKL; this comes from the coding sequence ATGAAAGAGCAAAGAATCACCTCCGTAGAAAAGGCCAACGCACAAGGCGAAACTCTCGAACTGCTGAACGCCGTGGAAAGCAAACTCGGCTTTATCCCGAACTTGGTAAAAGTGATGGCCAACACCCCTCCGGTACTGAAAGCCTATCTCTCGTTAAGCGAATTGGCCGGCGAAGGCAACTTCAGCGCCGCTTTCCGTGAAAAATTGGCTTTGGTCATCGCCGAAGCCAACGGTTGCGATTACTGCCTGTCAGCCCATACAGCCATCTCGAAAATGCACAAAATAGATGACAGCGCCATTCTCGCCGCCCGCCAAGCCCATTCGCATGACGCGAAGGAGGAAGCCGGATTGGCTTTCGCCAAAAACCTAACCCTGAACCGTGGCGTGGTAGACGAAGACGAATTCCAAGACCTCCTCGACGCCGGCTACACTCAAGCCGAAGCTCTGGAAATCGTCTTCCATGTGGTCTTCAATACTTTAACGAATTACGTGAATCATATAGCGGACACAAAAATTGATTTTCCCGTTGCCGCTAAACTCTGA